A stretch of Aureispira sp. CCB-E DNA encodes these proteins:
- a CDS encoding T9SS type A sorting domain-containing protein, with translation MLLLQYSHFFLSLLSIFLCSVLATAQTVNNGSLNGSPIGNNQITNATGWTRCSGSPDLCNTTFPSYLTTSQVTPDNSPDGGNWLGLASINAGECAQTTITGLTVGNSYILYFCGASFGTGSSLFNQSPVLPTVRVGTTSQTYSIPMAASTWVPLQLPFVATASTMTLQCEHAGSSPANAYYASFDGFNLSAPCSTILLPIELLTFNAFADKKKYAANIDWQTAREQDSESFTLQRSLNGIDFEDIATIPAANYAEDITNYTFVDKKLPIKNGKKGGLFYYRLQQLDLYNNILYSDVRAVNFPVEELLGFNIYPNPTKNYLNLDFLSPNSENSYTLSIFNTLGQIVQQQTIDPHEGLYQLQIDVQALHQGAYVIQLSNTYQSYRRSFIKQ, from the coding sequence ATGTTATTACTTCAATATTCCCATTTTTTTCTAAGCTTACTATCTATTTTTTTATGTTCAGTACTTGCTACGGCACAAACCGTTAACAATGGTTCTCTGAATGGCAGCCCAATAGGTAACAATCAAATTACCAATGCGACAGGTTGGACTCGATGCAGTGGCTCGCCAGATTTGTGCAATACGACTTTTCCTTCTTATTTAACAACCTCTCAAGTTACTCCCGACAACTCTCCAGATGGTGGCAATTGGCTTGGTTTAGCCTCTATTAATGCAGGCGAGTGTGCGCAAACAACCATTACTGGCTTAACAGTTGGCAACTCTTATATTTTATACTTTTGTGGAGCTAGTTTTGGAACAGGTTCCAGTCTTTTTAATCAAAGTCCTGTCTTACCAACAGTAAGAGTCGGTACTACTTCGCAAACGTATAGCATTCCTATGGCAGCTAGTACTTGGGTGCCTTTACAACTGCCGTTCGTAGCAACAGCAAGTACAATGACATTACAATGCGAACATGCAGGATCTTCTCCTGCCAACGCTTACTATGCTTCTTTTGATGGTTTTAATCTATCTGCTCCCTGTTCGACCATATTACTTCCTATAGAATTGCTAACATTCAATGCTTTTGCTGACAAAAAGAAATATGCTGCTAATATTGATTGGCAAACGGCTCGCGAACAAGACAGTGAATCCTTTACCCTACAACGCAGTCTGAATGGAATTGACTTTGAAGACATTGCTACTATTCCTGCTGCTAATTATGCTGAGGACATTACTAATTATACTTTTGTTGACAAAAAGTTACCTATCAAAAATGGTAAAAAAGGAGGTTTATTTTATTATCGATTACAACAATTAGATTTGTATAACAATATTTTATATTCTGACGTAAGAGCTGTTAATTTCCCTGTTGAAGAACTCTTAGGATTTAATATTTACCCCAATCCAACAAAGAATTACTTGAATCTTGATTTTTTATCTCCAAACTCAGAAAATTCTTATACCTTAAGCATTTTTAATACGCTTGGTCAAATTGTACAACAACAAACGATCGATCCCCATGAAGGACTATATCAATTACAAATAGACGTTCAAGCACTTCACCAAGGAGCGTATGTCATTCAACTAAGCAATACTTATCAATCCTATCGTCGTTCGTTCATCAAACAGTAA
- a CDS encoding VanZ family protein: protein MKIDLELLQKYSLPFLLLYMLLIITGSLWPRLSRHYQTGEISSGQIPKEGDNFKMVNDPAVYRLEDGTRRQYKSDTAFFNHSNNKPFDTPYEDGGILICDKEVVLSFPMGDYMPKEPGERGEAYFHKNTWQQLKESIFRRDKLSHFLAYGILAILCLWTFQYYRVASVFVSNIVALLLVISFGAGIEELQFAYIPGRDKELLDLLFNVLGGGIGLLIYHYWIRKYCQQKIRK, encoded by the coding sequence ATGAAAATAGACTTAGAATTGTTACAAAAATACAGCCTGCCATTTTTATTACTTTATATGCTGCTCATTATAACAGGATCTTTGTGGCCTAGGCTATCACGACATTATCAAACAGGTGAAATTAGTTCTGGGCAAATTCCTAAAGAGGGAGATAATTTTAAAATGGTTAATGATCCAGCAGTTTATCGTTTAGAGGATGGAACTAGGCGGCAATACAAAAGCGATACAGCTTTTTTTAATCATAGTAATAACAAGCCTTTTGATACGCCTTATGAGGATGGAGGTATCTTAATCTGCGACAAAGAAGTTGTTCTGAGTTTTCCAATGGGCGATTACATGCCCAAAGAACCTGGAGAAAGGGGAGAAGCTTATTTTCATAAAAACACTTGGCAACAGCTAAAAGAAAGTATCTTTAGAAGGGATAAACTCAGTCATTTTTTGGCGTATGGAATATTGGCTATCTTATGTTTGTGGACATTCCAATATTACCGTGTAGCGAGCGTCTTTGTATCAAATATTGTTGCTCTATTGCTTGTTATTTCGTTTGGAGCAGGAATTGAAGAACTTCAATTCGCTTATATTCCTGGTCGAGACAAAGAATTGTTGGATTTACTATTTAATGTTTTGGGAGGGGGAATAGGTCTGCTCATATATCATTATTGGATAAGAAAGTATTGCCAACAAAAGATAAGAAAATAA
- a CDS encoding DUF4286 family protein → MIIYNVTVKINPEAHDEWLTWMKEVHMPDVMRTGRFQSNQIAKVLGQDESDGITYAIQYTCEDMKTLHQYTITEAPALQKDHAERFQGKFVAYRTLLEIV, encoded by the coding sequence ATGATCATTTATAATGTTACCGTAAAAATCAACCCTGAGGCACACGACGAATGGTTAACATGGATGAAAGAAGTACACATGCCTGACGTGATGCGCACTGGTCGTTTTCAAAGCAATCAAATCGCCAAAGTACTGGGTCAAGACGAATCGGACGGTATCACCTATGCTATTCAGTATACGTGTGAAGACATGAAGACGTTGCACCAATATACAATTACTGAAGCGCCAGCCTTACAAAAAGATCATGCCGAACGTTTTCAAGGTAAATTTGTTGCTTACAGAACGCTCTTAGAAATTGTATAG
- a CDS encoding TlpA disulfide reductase family protein: protein MTKIILYVIIAMYLVACSPASKVSSKSNGLNERFYPSKLVHTDLREVNFKDKFIIIDFWATWCAPCIKGFSHFETLASTPKFKDNAVFVLLSEEEEQKILKRLNGRTLQNVHFAIDQSDSLLGKTFEKFDVQYLPYAVVIHPNGELLWSGGTYSLTDSKLEHLIAGTYQEAPPKPKKATKQTIIADTLTGAHYQITTCLANKGSSSGFTKKDQSGYKRTAVSIRNLVKDLSNRSNFNLVSDANIDSTVYYVHFKCDPDSIEQPFNFLLHKLLAHYNIQTSTYTAEKEVFHVTILNSDLLARKTTLQVEDGHGGFDYTDNEIVIINKPITTLVSILNELDYGPLILKEPLNTETRYDFQIDLKEGISGIKNQLEKKYGLGLVPTTTPIEVIKIQP, encoded by the coding sequence ATGACAAAAATCATCTTGTATGTAATCATTGCTATGTACCTAGTCGCATGTTCCCCTGCATCAAAAGTAAGCTCAAAAAGCAACGGACTCAACGAACGATTTTATCCAAGCAAATTGGTGCATACCGACCTTCGTGAAGTTAATTTTAAGGATAAATTTATCATAATTGACTTTTGGGCAACTTGGTGTGCTCCTTGCATCAAAGGGTTCTCTCACTTTGAAACACTGGCATCTACCCCTAAATTTAAAGATAATGCCGTTTTTGTATTATTATCGGAAGAAGAAGAGCAAAAAATACTCAAACGCTTAAATGGTAGAACCCTTCAAAATGTGCATTTTGCTATAGATCAATCAGACTCTCTTTTAGGCAAAACTTTTGAAAAATTTGATGTTCAATATCTTCCTTATGCTGTTGTTATCCATCCCAATGGTGAGCTATTATGGAGTGGAGGCACGTACTCTTTGACCGATTCTAAGTTAGAACATTTAATCGCAGGAACCTATCAGGAAGCGCCACCTAAGCCTAAAAAGGCAACCAAGCAAACTATTATTGCCGATACACTTACAGGGGCTCACTACCAAATTACAACCTGCTTAGCCAACAAAGGTTCATCTTCAGGTTTTACTAAAAAAGATCAATCTGGTTACAAACGAACAGCTGTTTCTATCAGAAATTTAGTCAAAGATTTATCCAACCGATCAAATTTTAATCTGGTGAGTGATGCCAACATAGATTCTACTGTTTACTACGTTCATTTCAAATGCGATCCAGATTCAATAGAGCAACCCTTCAACTTTTTGTTGCACAAATTGCTTGCACATTACAACATTCAAACAAGCACCTATACTGCTGAAAAAGAAGTGTTTCATGTGACCATTTTGAATAGCGATTTATTAGCTCGTAAGACTACCTTACAAGTAGAAGATGGGCATGGAGGATTTGATTACACTGACAATGAAATTGTCATTATTAACAAGCCAATTACAACCCTAGTTAGCATACTCAATGAATTAGATTATGGTCCACTAATTTTAAAAGAACCTTTAAATACTGAAACGAGATATGATTTTCAAATCGACCTAAAAGAAGGTATCTCAGGCATTAAAAATCAGTTAGAAAAAAAATATGGTTTAGGGCTAGTCCCCACCACAACTCCAATCGAAGTTATCAAAATTCAACCATAA
- a CDS encoding carboxy terminal-processing peptidase, with product MMLNKKYLFGLAVTCFAVFAFTTADTDPDYPNKESLLIDVVLQSLQYNHYKPAKVDDALSHRAYDIYLKRVDNGKRFFLQEDIDGFAKHRDLLDDYAMKKDFSFFDDLHKIRDQRIELVKEYYKKILAKPFDFDKEEKIETSNEKMAYAKTEEQLYERWHQLLKYRVLLDLEIKLKRQEKAEKDGDKSVEIKTIEELEAASREKVMKQFDRWSKDISQEDRDDKIAAYINTIANVLEPHTGYFPPLEKENFNIRISGKLEGIGAQLRQEDGYTKVVRIVPGSASWRQGDLEVNDLIIKVAQGEEEPVNIVDMKMDDVLPMIRGEKGTEVRLTVKKTDGTIAVVPIVRDIVVMEESYAKSAVVEHKKTKKRVGLIDLRSFYADFQDPRGRRCSRDVKREVQKLIAEGIDGIVIDLRFNGGGSLRDVVDMSGLFIETGPIVQVKGRDSRPHPLEDRDPSVLYDGPLVIMVNSFSASASEIMAAALQDYGRAIIVGTSPSTFGKGTVQRFFELDAVVPQRYKDLGELGSMKITIQKFFRINGGSTQLKGVIPDIILPGVYSYRSIGEKDEDFPMAWTEIDPIYYKKSSIKKLDKIKKKSEKRVAASETFKMIDERAKWFKSLQEDTEISLNLDAYRAQQEKYNKVSEQYKGIDKDIPALKIDVLAADAAVLEADTIRAESIKNWHKSLKKDPYVEEVVQIIGDWD from the coding sequence ATGATGTTAAATAAAAAATATTTATTCGGTTTGGCTGTGACTTGTTTTGCCGTTTTTGCATTCACAACAGCAGACACAGATCCTGATTATCCCAACAAGGAATCCTTATTAATTGATGTTGTCTTACAAAGCTTGCAATACAATCATTACAAACCTGCAAAAGTAGATGATGCGTTGTCTCATAGAGCGTATGATATTTATCTTAAGCGAGTAGACAATGGCAAGCGTTTTTTCTTACAAGAGGATATTGATGGCTTTGCAAAACATCGTGATTTGTTGGACGATTATGCTATGAAAAAGGATTTTAGTTTCTTTGATGATTTGCATAAGATTAGAGATCAACGAATAGAATTGGTCAAGGAATATTACAAAAAAATATTAGCGAAGCCTTTTGATTTTGATAAAGAAGAGAAAATTGAAACTTCAAATGAAAAAATGGCTTATGCAAAAACAGAGGAGCAATTGTATGAGCGTTGGCATCAATTGTTGAAGTATAGAGTTTTGTTGGATTTGGAGATCAAGCTTAAACGTCAAGAAAAAGCAGAAAAGGATGGTGACAAATCTGTTGAAATCAAAACCATAGAGGAATTAGAGGCTGCTTCTAGAGAAAAAGTAATGAAACAGTTTGATCGTTGGTCGAAGGATATTAGCCAAGAGGACAGAGATGATAAAATTGCAGCTTATATCAATACGATTGCTAATGTGTTGGAGCCACATACTGGATATTTTCCTCCTTTAGAAAAAGAAAATTTTAATATTCGTATTTCTGGAAAATTAGAGGGAATTGGTGCACAATTGCGCCAAGAGGATGGTTACACAAAAGTTGTTCGCATTGTTCCTGGATCTGCTTCATGGAGACAAGGTGACTTGGAAGTGAATGATTTGATTATCAAAGTAGCACAAGGAGAGGAGGAGCCTGTCAATATCGTTGATATGAAAATGGACGATGTTTTGCCAATGATTCGTGGTGAGAAAGGAACAGAAGTGCGTTTGACAGTTAAAAAGACGGATGGTACGATTGCCGTAGTGCCTATTGTTCGTGATATCGTGGTAATGGAAGAAAGTTATGCTAAGTCAGCAGTGGTAGAACACAAAAAAACTAAAAAACGTGTTGGATTGATTGATTTAAGAAGTTTTTATGCTGATTTTCAAGATCCTAGAGGTAGACGTTGTTCTCGTGATGTGAAGCGAGAAGTTCAAAAGCTAATTGCGGAAGGTATTGATGGAATTGTAATTGACTTGCGTTTTAATGGTGGAGGCTCTTTGCGTGATGTGGTAGATATGAGTGGTTTGTTTATTGAAACAGGACCAATTGTGCAAGTAAAAGGAAGAGATAGTCGTCCACACCCGTTAGAGGATAGAGACCCTAGTGTGTTGTACGATGGCCCTTTGGTAATTATGGTTAATTCTTTCTCTGCATCGGCTTCTGAGATTATGGCTGCTGCCTTGCAAGATTATGGTCGAGCAATTATTGTAGGAACATCTCCATCCACTTTTGGAAAAGGTACTGTTCAACGTTTCTTTGAATTGGATGCTGTTGTACCACAACGTTATAAAGATTTAGGGGAGTTAGGTTCTATGAAAATTACCATTCAAAAATTCTTCCGTATCAATGGTGGCTCTACTCAACTAAAAGGTGTTATTCCAGACATTATTCTTCCTGGGGTGTATTCTTATAGAAGTATTGGTGAAAAAGACGAAGATTTTCCAATGGCTTGGACTGAGATTGATCCAATTTACTATAAGAAATCAAGCATTAAAAAATTAGATAAGATCAAAAAGAAAAGTGAAAAACGTGTCGCTGCAAGCGAAACATTTAAAATGATTGATGAACGAGCGAAGTGGTTCAAGAGTTTGCAAGAGGATACTGAAATATCACTAAATTTGGATGCATATCGTGCCCAGCAAGAAAAGTACAACAAAGTTTCGGAGCAATACAAGGGGATTGATAAAGATATTCCTGCTTTAAAAATAGATGTACTTGCAGCAGATGCAGCTGTTCTTGAAGCGGACACCATTCGTGCAGAAAGTATCAAGAACTGGCACAAGTCTTTAAAGAAAGATCCGTATGTAGAGGAGGTTGTTCAAATTATAGGAGATTGGGATTAA